aaacaatgaacttttttttacattaaaactttaATCCGTTATTTACAAAATCTTATTCTGTATCCTGACCAATGTTGTCCTCCAAACAATGTGCAGTTAAGgcaatgaaaacaaatatagtgGCTATATCTATGTAGGCTatgctataaattatgtaaaggATTAAAGTATAAACATTACCttctaaaatacaaaatattgatTACTTACCATTTTTAAAGTAGAAGTTAACGgtaatttaaaaatcttaatgtaTGAGAGCACATTGTCCATAGAAATATGTCATTTGCTGCTGTAAAGagatacagtatctcacagaagtgagtacaccccacacatttttgtaaatattttattatatctttttatgtgacaacactgaagaaatgacactttgctacaatgtaaagtagtgagtgtacagcttgtataacagtgtaaatttgctgtcccctcaaaataactcaacacacagccattaatgtctaaaccgctgaccacaaaagtgagtacacccctaagtgaaagtgtccaaattgggcccaaagtgtcaatattttgtgtggccaccattattttccagcactgccttaaccctcttgggcatggagttcaccagagcttcacaggttgccactaaAGTCCACTtacactcctccatgacgacatcatggagctggtggatgttagagatgccccacagatgctcaatggggtttaggtctggagacatgcttggccagtccatcacctttactcttagcttctttagcaaggcagtggtcgtcttggaggtgtgtttgggggttgttatgaaaagatataataaaatatttacaaaaatgtgtggggtgtactcacttctgtgagatactgtatgatTGGCAGATGTTTTCCATTCCCATCGCACATATGCAATTAATTGATAATCAAATTGATTGTcaattattttgatgattaatCATCATCAATTTTATGCAGAGATCTTCTACCCTGGTCCTAGAGACCCACCATCCTGTAAAGTTTATTTCCAACCTGCTTCAATACACCTAAAATATGTGGATGTTCTCCTCAGTTTTCATCCTTACCATCTCCAACAGGTGCCCCTCCACCAGAATGTCCAATGCATCAGGCATCTGCACCTGCCAGCGATAAGCTGAAGAAAGCACCAGCACATCAGGACAGGGCTTATGAATTTGTAGAGTGTCCTATGAAAGCTGCCAATGGGGCTAAACCCACAATGTCTGACATCAATCCAGCAAACATGGTAATTTGCTACCTTGAAATTGGTTTTCTAATAATACCTAGAGATGCTTGGATGCACTGAGTTTCCGTTTTACACAATTGAGcttcatttatttactgttcTCTATAGATGCCACCACctaaccagcaaccttcagctGGTCAACCGTTTTCCCTTTCTGTTGTAAGAGAGGAATCTACCATCCCTCGTGGTGGATCTGAGCAGAAGTGGGTTTATCCCTCAGAGCAGATGTTCTGGAATGCCATGCTGAGGAAGGGGTGGGTTCCTCTTGAATAGAGCAATGGAGCTTTGTATATGTCCAATAATGATTCAGAAACATATAGTTTCATCAACTTTATTGCTTCATGACTCTTTAAACAGTTGGCGCTGGAACAATGGTGACATCAACCAGAAAGATATGACGAACATCATTAGGATTCACAACCAGAATAATGAGCAAGCCTGGCAGGAAATCCTGAGATGGGAGAAGCTCCATTCCAAGTAAGTcacgttaaaggaatagttcacccttAAATGCAAATTTGcagaacatttactcaccctcagcctcaggccatccaagatgtagatgagtttgtttcttcatcagaacagatttggagaaattttgcattacatcacttgatCACCggtggatcctttgcagtgaatgggtgccgtcagaatgagtccaaacagctgataaaaaaaacatcacatcacagtaatccacataACTTCAgcccatcagttaacatctagTGAAGTGAAAGCTGTGTGTCCGGCTAAAATTTGGGTCCTCTGTCCATAATAGTGCTTTCTCCAGTGATAAGTTATCTGGTCTCTATCAGgaaagaaatatgcacagatcaagtacTGTTTGTGAAAACAGCACAAAATGGCACTAATTTAATTACTATACTAATGTTGTTACTAATGTTGGTAGATTtagatgcaaacaaacaaacaaagggaattgactttttcactggaggaagtgttatggattatggagaGTTATTTTGGCCAAAAGCAacagttaaaatgccttaatgatggttTTGTTTCCTACACACAGCTATATaatcgtgtggattacttgtggattattgtgatgttttttatcagctgtttggactctcattctgatgttgcagaggattcattggtgagcaagtgatgtaatgctacatttctccaaatctgttctgcttaagaaacaaactcttctacatcttgaatggcctgagggtgagtacatttacAGCAAATTTGCATTTGAGTCAGTTACTGCTTTAATGTCAACTGTGTATCCTCACATGTCTCCAAGTAGATGAGTCCTGATGTTCTGCTGTTGTCCTCCACAGAGAATGCCCATGTGGACCTTCTCTTTTAAAGTTTGGTGGAAAAGCAAAAGACTTTTCACCCAGAGCCAGATTTCGCCACTGGATGGGGTAAGTGATGGTATCCCTTAATAAAACTTATTCTTGTTTTTTGCTTAAAATCTTTTTCTCCATAAATCTTATGTGATCATCTTCAGGAAAATATAAGTCGAATGGCAATTCAGTTATAAAAAGTTACTTTTGGTGTTCTGTGTTGTAGGCATGAGCTACCATTTGACAGGCATGACTGGATTATTGACCGGTGTGGAAAAGAGGTCAGATATGTGATAGACTACTATGATGGAGGTCCGGTGGCCAAGCACACTATCCTTGACGTGCGTCCAGCATTTGATTCCTTAGAAGCTGTTTGGGACCGTATGAAAGTGGCCTGGTGGCGTTGGACCTCCACATGAATTTTCTTTTGTGATCTTAAGGACATACTGGAACTGCTATTTATATAGCTTAATCAGtggaagctttttttttttttgacaagaTGTTCTCATTGTTGTAAATGAATCGAGAATGACTTAACTCATTATATTCCTGTCGCGAAATTGGTGCGTGCATATATTCAAGACAATGATAATTGCAAAAACTGCTATAGTGGCACTGTGTGCAGTTGTAGTCATGCAACTAAAAAAGTAGCAGCAAAACATCTTTTAGTAGTGTTATGAAGGCAGGTGTgtgaaaatgaaatgtgaaGTATGACTTTAGAAACTAATGTTGACAGATACATTTTGCCGCCgccttttattttaaattatttacaatgTTAACCATCCAAAATGACAGAATCCAACAACTGTGTAAATAGGCGgatacatgtttttgtttttcatttactgCTGCGTTCTTGCTTatcaattatatttatttttaccatgAAGTCAATTGTTAAAACAATTGTTGTGTCCATTATTATGGGGGAGGGTTTTGGAGGAATGTACCTCTAAAATgatgtttaaaacaaaatatcaagATGCAATAATTTACTctagaactgaaataaaatacagtcaaaCAAGACCATTTATCCCTGTTTTTGGCGTGTAAATTAACTTTCTTTAAAAgctgtaatttgtatttgagCTTCCCAGAAATTGCACTTTTGTGCAATGCTGCTATACAATAAAATCATCTATCAACGAGTATTAATTAACTTGTTATATATCACTATGTTGAAAAGTGATTTATGCACTACACGTTGTCAGGCGGaactgtttttctgtagtaGCGTTTCTACACGGAATATGATAACGTAGTTCAATAGCAAACTGCTcagatgtaaatgttaaaatgtaaacactttaaatcaTAATGTCGAGTTTTGTAGATGGACTGCAAAATGTCTAGGGAAGCGTATGATGAAATGTCCGTTTTATCCGCCATATACTGCGAACAGGACGAATTTGAGCTGTTAGAAGAGTCACGTGAGTCTTGCTTTATATATTTCAGTAATCTTTAGAGTTTATAACTCTTGACTTACTTTGCATGGTAATATGGTTTGTATCGTATTTACAATAAAGGTGTGGTAACTTGgtattattgttatataaaataCTGAAAGATTTAGAAAGCCTCTAACACAGTTTAAAGTAGATTTATATGATATTAGCtcttttgatgaaaaatacggTGACTGTAGTGCATTTTTTTGTAACGTTATAATTTAAACTTGATGACCAAGTTATGCATAAAGAATATTGAGTAAATTGTATTATAAGGAGTTATAGTTGTCATATTTCCAGATTATAAACCGATTGTAATccacaatataaatgtaaagagATTCACAAAAATTTAACAATTCACCAATAAATAGAATGAGATCCACAAATATGTTAgaagtttcataaaaaaaataggtaacactttatttcgatagtccactttactaacattctactaacagtaagtaactttgcaactacatgtcaactagcagtcattagagtattagtagactgtctgcttaatatcttctaacactttatttgtatgtgtccacaacatactgactataagaaactttgcatgtatatgtcaacttattctactaaccctaaatctaacctaacagtctacactgagagttagtagagaGTTATGTAgatgcaaatgaatgagaattagttgacatgtagttacagttatttatataGATAGTAGagtgtctaaagtggactatcgaaatagtgtaaccaaaaaatatatagatcATCAGCAGTTCTAACTGCATAATTGTATTCCGTTCTGTTTAAACCTCATGTCATGTTATGTTTAAATGCAGCTGAGAGGGGAATCGTCTACCGCATACACACACTGattgaaagaaacaatgagaagACGCCACTAGCCCTTACGTTCCACATCTGTCCTGACTACCCTCACACCCCTCCAGATGTCAGCTTCACTTCCAGCCACTTATCAAGAAAACAGTGTCAAGACCTGAGGCTGCATTTACTGGAAACAGCACGATCACTTCCACCAGAGCCCATGGTCCATGACTTAATGCTGTGGCTTCAGGAAAACTTTTCCGATTTGATCAAAACATCATGCTGCGATTCAGCAGAGATCAGACCAGAATCCACAGAAGAAACCTGGACCGCTTTACTACATTTAGATCACATGAGGTCCAAagcaaaatacataaaactgaTCGAAAAATGGGCTTCAGAGCTGTGTCTCACTGGGAGACTCTTTACGGGGAAGCCGATATTGATTCTTCTGCAAGGAAGAAAGGAAAATATTAAAGTATGAGTACAAAATCATATAGAACATATTCCTAAAcagtaacattttcattttcccAGACAGTTGATTCAGTAACTTATATAAATACCAAAGCCATCACTGGATTTTCTGGACATCAAATTAATTTCTCATGTGATTCCTGGCTGTTTATAGAGTATTTGATTTGGTTTTTCATTCTAATGATGACATAATATACATGCTAATCTGACTGTAGGAATACATCCACCTTCAGAAGACAGTTAAAGTTGATGTTGATTCTTCAGGGAAACGCTGTAAGGAAAAGATGATGAGTGTCTTGTGTGAGATTCCACAGCCAGAGAAGATAATGTAAGCATATACAATGCATACTTTTTAAACAcatctttttacattttgtatgaTATTTTGTGTACTCTACTGTTAATTGTCACAGCTGACTTTTTTACGcacctccttttttttttaggatgtCTACATTTGAAGTAAAAGACATTTTATCACTTGACGACCTCAAAAGGGAGTTTGATCTTATTGGACTGACTGAGCTTTATAAGCAGTTTGTGTCCTCCCTCATCTGACAGGAAGCTGCTGTTtaacactctctctctccactcGGTGGAGCCAGACTCAATTACTGTCTACAGCTCTTTGATGGAATCCCATCATAAAAGCATCATGCAGTTTTCTTCAGGAGCATACAATGTAAAATATGCTGTCTTGTATTCTCAGCTGAACTGTTACATATGACATGTCTCCTCATAGAGTTGGACAGGTGAAAATGTTCACATcaacaacatcaaaataaaatgcaaaaattactTTTGGTTATTATCACTGAGGTGTACGACAAAATCTCAACCACCCATTTTAACCCTCTCAGTTGTAAATGCATGGTGTAAagagtttctttttttattattataattaaattgccTGTTTTCTGTAAGTATAtttaggaatagttcacccaaaaatgaaagttggctgaaaatgcactcaccgtcaggtcatccaagatgtagatgagtttgtttcttcatcagaacagatttagaCAAATTGGTGAAcaggtgaatgggtgccatcagaataagagttcaaagagctgataaaaacatcacaattaatccacacgactccagtcaatcaattaacatcttgtgaagtggaaagctgtgtgtttctaagaaacaaattcatcattaagatgtttttaattttaaactgttgcttctgactaaaatacaagtccatttTTCATGGGAGGAAGCATTAATATGTATTACAGACTGCTAGTTTGCACAGAAGCAGCAATgtcttaataatggatttgtgctctgtttaaactctcattccgacggcacccattcactgcagtggatcttgagcaagtgatataatgctacatttctttgATGACCTAAATTTtgaacaaattttcatttttggatgaactattcctttagggTGGCATATCAGTGCtaatttattttgctttattcaaGTGTAATACAACTTTTTTCAATTGAgtaaaaagatgaaatatgCATGAATTTAATGAAAGCAGCATTCAAGCGGCATGAACTATACACGTTTGTGTTAAACCTGTTGATCATATTCTCCAGCATGACTTGAGAAGATCTGAAGATTAGAAGTACATCATTTGACCATCTGTACAAAGAGTCACATTATCACACAGCGTCtcaaatttatatatttgattagTGACTTACAAatcttaaaggtgctgtatgtaggattgacacccagtggttgaactaggtattgcattccaaattcaaaatattggagacggtttttttcacccggcccctcctcctcagacttgacgcacaggcaggttgccagattaacgacaccaacaggaacgagcgcacatgccgatgaatgaaattaaatacgctgtgttttccgccaactggcaacccggggtgccgaaatacaattgggtaaactggcagtgggcgggtatcacaaaccataacaaacacagacattccgggccggaatgcagaataactgactgtagaattgtttttcagataaacaagtatgttaacttagcatgtttcttaaatatctgcaaacatgttatggtatttttatgctttagtagagtcaaaatcctacatacagcacc
This portion of the Onychostoma macrolepis isolate SWU-2019 chromosome 02, ASM1243209v1, whole genome shotgun sequence genome encodes:
- the LOC131524856 gene encoding holocytochrome c-type synthase isoform X1; translation: MGRQLMGDAMSSPTVKAEGIMVPDFGSAPPQGCPMHRDVNKSAPPPECPMHQASAPASDKLKKAPAHQDRAYEFVECPMKAANGAKPTMSDINPANMMPPPNQQPSAGQPFSLSVVREESTIPRGGSEQKWVYPSEQMFWNAMLRKGWRWNNGDINQKDMTNIIRIHNQNNEQAWQEILRWEKLHSKECPCGPSLLKFGGKAKDFSPRARFRHWMGHELPFDRHDWIIDRCGKEVRYVIDYYDGGPVAKHTILDVRPAFDSLEAVWDRMKVAWWRWTST
- the rwdd3 gene encoding RWD domain-containing protein 3; the protein is MDCKMSREAYDEMSVLSAIYCEQDEFELLEESPERGIVYRIHTLIERNNEKTPLALTFHICPDYPHTPPDVSFTSSHLSRKQCQDLRLHLLETARSLPPEPMVHDLMLWLQENFSDLIKTSCCDSAEIRPESTEETWTALLHLDHMRSKAKYIKLIEKWASELCLTGRLFTGKPILILLQGRKENIKEYIHLQKTVKVDVDSSGKRCKEKMMSVLCEIPQPEKIMMSTFEVKDILSLDDLKREFDLIGLTELYKQFVSSLI
- the LOC131524856 gene encoding holocytochrome c-type synthase isoform X2 — its product is MLMGDAMSSPTVKAEGIMVPDFGSAPPQGCPMHRDVNKSAPPPECPMHQASAPASDKLKKAPAHQDRAYEFVECPMKAANGAKPTMSDINPANMMPPPNQQPSAGQPFSLSVVREESTIPRGGSEQKWVYPSEQMFWNAMLRKGWRWNNGDINQKDMTNIIRIHNQNNEQAWQEILRWEKLHSKECPCGPSLLKFGGKAKDFSPRARFRHWMGHELPFDRHDWIIDRCGKEVRYVIDYYDGGPVAKHTILDVRPAFDSLEAVWDRMKVAWWRWTST